One window from the genome of Populus alba chromosome 15, ASM523922v2, whole genome shotgun sequence encodes:
- the LOC118057586 gene encoding F-box protein At5g50450 — MGTAHRKRLRKISEKPDLFDQLPDDLVLHILFKLSSSASCPSDFINILITCKRLKQFALDPLVLSRLGVKTFAVKAERWSDSSHQFLKQCANAGNREALYTLGMIRFYCLQNRGSGASLMAKAAIKSHASALYSLAVIQFNGSGGSKNDKNLRAGVALCARAAVQGHIDALRELGHCLQDGYGVPRDIVQGRRFLVQANAKELALSLRSMLTWKPQQQHVDEQQNLQYACSVMGTPITGCPLLSDFGCNVPAREVHPVNEFLKEWFESRPEMLDHGLRLCSHRGCGRPETRPREFRRCSVCGTVNYCSRGCQALDWKLRHKVECAPMEQWQGVLEDGGDNGIGGMVEIEEGEDVALVG; from the exons ATGGGTACGGCTCACAGGAAAAGATTACGTAAAATCTCTGAGAAACCTGATCTCTTTGATCAGTTACCAGACGATCTTGTTCTTCATATTCTTTTCAAGCTTAGCTCTTCTGCCTCCTGCCCTTCAGATTTTATAAACATTCTCATCAC ATGTAAAAGATTAAAGCAGTTTGCTCTCGATCCTTTGGTTTTGTCGAGACTTGGAGTTAAAACGTTCGCCGTGAAAGCAGAACGTTGGTCGGATTCGTCTCACCAGTTTTTAAAACAGTGTGCTAACGCAGGCAACAGAGAGGCCTTGTACACTCTTGGAATG atccGATTTTATTGTTTACAAAACCGAGGAAGTGGAGCGTCTTTAATGGCGAAAGCTGCTATCAAATCTCACGCCTCCGCCCTTTATTCTCTCGCGGTTATTCAATTTAACGGTAGTGGAGGCTCCAAGAATGATAAAAATCTCCGGGCCGGCGTGGCTTTGTGTGCTCGAGCCGCTGTTCAGGGTCATATTGATGCGCTCCGGGAGCTCGGCCATTGCCTTCAAGATGGTTACGGCGTCCCTCGAGATATTGTTCAGGGGCGTCGGTTTTTAGTCCAGGCTAATGCAAAGGAGCTTGCATTATCCTTACGGTCCATGTTGACATGGAAACCCCAACAACAACATGTAGACGAACAACAAAATCTCCAGTACGCTTGTTCGGTAATGGGTACTCCTATCACTGGATGTCCATTGCTAAGTGATTTTGGATGTAACGTGCCCGCTCGAGAGGTGCATCCGGTGAACGAGTTTTTGAAAGAGTGGTTCGAGTCGAGACCTGAGATGCTGGATCACGGTTTGAGGCTGTGTTCTCATCGTGGGTGTGGGAGACCCGAGACAAGGCCACGTGAGTTTCGCCGGTGTTCGGTGTGTGGCACTGTAAATTATTGTTCAAGAGGATGTCAAGCACTTGATTGGAAGCTGAGGCATAAAGTGGAATGTGCACCGATGGAGCAATGGCAAGGAGTTTTGGAAGACGGTGGAGATAATGGAATTGGAGGAATGGTGGAGATCGAGGAAGGTGAAGATGTGGCTCTTGTTGGATGA
- the LOC118057554 gene encoding uncharacterized protein yields the protein MSDTQRSIDQLEPLTSSNEAKPEVEEQVSEDEDSWSSDSEIADALDWLDTRNDDDSIDSSITLNSRRPNAHGGLHSRPNSSTLQPLSNRNQKFSHHIRASPLEEWEGRVKVGMSNSVTTAIRHSVREMAIGKTRNTEKADRATVEQAIDPRTRMVLFKMLNRGVFNDINGCISTGKEANVYHATKTDGQELAIKVYKTSVLVFKDRDRYVQGDYRFRHGYCKHNPRKMVKTWAEKEMRNLLRLKAAGIRCPTPVLLRLHVLVMEFIGKAGWAAPRLKDAALSLDKLREGYMEMIITMRALYQKCKLVHGDLSEYNILYLEGRLYIIDVSQAVDLDHPHALDFLREDCLHVSDFFKKHGVAVMTIRELFDFIVDPTINDESIDSYLEEVQQKILTRDLTAEDEIADSVFVQSYIPKTLDDVKHAEEDVNRITSGNDTGDMYYKTITGLKEALSNSSAAQQEMQQVDANPVEESSVIQDGHSNSPESESDPGTDSEEEGSGDSDGSGSSSETEKQDPADKKAARKENKKKVKEEKREARKTKTPKAIKKRKKKMAKAKKTR from the exons ATGTCAGATACACAACGAAGTATCGATCAATTAGAACCTCTAACATCATCAAATGAAGCCAAGCCCGAAGTTGAAGAACAAGTATCCGAGGATGAAGATTCTTGGTCATCAGACTCTGAAATTGCCGACGCGTTAGACTGGTTAGATACCAGAAACGACGACGATTCAATTGACAGCTCGATCACTCTCAATTCACGCCGTCCTAATGCTCACGGCGGCCTTCACTCGCGTCCTAATTCTTCGACTCTTCAACCTCTCTCTAATCGCAACCAGAAGTTCTCGCATCATATCCGCGCTTCTCCTTTAGAG GAATGGGAAGGGAGAGTGAAAGTTGGAATGTCGAATTCAGTTACGACTGCCATTCGCCATAGTGTGAGAGAGATGGCTATTGGGAAAACTAGAAATACTGAGAAAGCCGATCGCGCTACTGTTGAGCAG GCTATCGATCCTAGAACGCGtatggttttatttaaaatgttgaATCGCGGTGTGTTTAATGATATCAATGGCTGCATTTCAACAGGAAAAGAG GCAAATGTTTATCATGCAACAAAAACTGATGGCCAGGAACTAGCAATCAAAGTGTACAAAACTTCGGTCTTGGTTTTTAA AGATCGAGATCGGTATGTACAAGGTGACTACCGTTTCCGACATGGATATTGCAAGCACAATCCCAGAAAAATGGTAAAGACGTGGGCTGAAAAAGAAATGAGGAATCTTTTGAG GCTAAAAGCAGCAGGAATCAGGTGCCCAACACCCGTACTTTTGAGACTTCATGTTCTGGTCATGGAATTCATAG GAAAAGCTGGTTGGGCCGCTCCTCGTCTAAAGGATGCTGCCTTATCTTTGGACAAGTTGCGTGAAGGTTATATGGAG ATGATTATTACCATGCGGGCTTTATATCAGAAGTGTAAGCTAGTGCATGGAGACCTCAGTGAGTACAACATCCTTTACTTGGAG GGTCGCTTGTATATAATTGATGTCTCTCAAGCAGTTGATCTTGACCACCCTCATGCCCTTGACTTTTTGCGTGAAGATTGTCTTCATGTTTCT GATTTCTTTAAGAAACATGGTGTAGCAGTCATGACTATAAGGGAGCTGTTTGACTTCATAGTGGATCCAACTATTAATGATGAATCCATTGACAGTTACTTGGAAGAG gttcaacaaaaaattttgaCAAGAGATTTGACTGCAGAGGATGAAATTGCTGACTCTGTATTTGTTCAG TCATATATTCCGAAGACATTAGATGATGTCAAGCATGCCGAGGAGGATGTAAACCGGATAACAAGTGGCAATGATACCGGAGACATGTACTATAAGACTATTACTGGACTAAAGGAGGCTCTCTCTAACTCTTCTGCAGCCCAACAAGAAATGCAGCAAGTGGATGCAAACCCAGTAGAAGAGTCTTCAGTCATTCAGGATGGGCATTCAAACTCTCCTGAGAGCGAATCGGACCCTGGGACAGATTCAGAGGAAGAGGGCTCCGGTGATTCAGATGGGAGTGGTTCATCATCAGAAACTGAGAAACAGGATCCTGCTGATAAAAAAGCCGCGAGAAAAGAGAATAAGAAGAAGGTCAAGGAGGAGAAGAGAGAAGCTCGAAAGACTAAAACTCCCAAGgctatcaagaaaagaaaaaagaaaatggccaAAGCCAAAAAGACTAGGTAA
- the LOC118057555 gene encoding uncharacterized protein gives MSNSMEQTLEGEDNNNNNNRGSEQNPNQSQEWETMARLWLSAFSGVEAVSTMEVETWIDSNYSSLPSDLQSMPRSDLIDRLLSIQKYMRLPTQNQVTETNQVDVPHARFQRTDQWLPVYSWLESLDKDEVVKSKDISDWLTENPEIREQLFSRHSRYHLMHYIKKCHVKILKRRERKKGVQLTGNPTSPKFQKNVEVKELAPVPMINPLNNIPKDSELYVAKRNEAHQKYEILLEMEKKLTPYFSKRQAVNN, from the exons atgtcgAATTCAATGGAACAAACCCTAGAAGGagaagacaacaacaacaacaacaacagaggAAGCGAACAAAACCCTAATCAATCACAAGAATGGGAAACAATGGCTCGACTTTGGCTGAGTGCCTTTTCTGGAGTGGAAGCAGTGAGTACGATGGAGGTGGAGACATGGATTGATTCAAATTACTCATCCTTACCTTCTGATTTACAATCAATGCCTCGCTCCGATCTCATTGATCGGTTGCTGTCTATTCAAAAATACATGAGACTTCCCACTCAGAATCAG GTAACCGAGACAAATCAGGTTGATGTTCCGCATGCTCGATTTCAACGTACAGATCAATGGCTGCCGGTTTATTCCTGGTTGGAGTCTTTGGATAAAGATGAGGTAGTCAAGTCCAAAGATATTTCTGACTGGCTGACTGAGAACCCAGAGATTAGAGAACAGTTGTTCTCTAGACATTCTCGATATCATTTGATGCACTACATTAAAAAGTGCCATGTAAAGATTCTGAAGAGGAGGGAAAGGAAGAAG GGCGTGCAGCTGACTGGCAATCCAACTTCTCCAAAATTTCAGAAGAATGTGGAGGTGAAAGAACTGGCACCTGTTCCAA TGATCAATCCTTTGAACAACATACCCAAGGATAGCGAATTGTATGTGGCAAAACGAAATGAGGCTCATCAGAAATATGAGAT TTTGCTGGAGATGGAAAAGAAGCTTACCCCCTACTTTTCAAAACGTCAGGCTGTAAACAACTGA
- the LOC118057556 gene encoding probable inactive purple acid phosphatase 27 translates to MESFSSLQILIILLGGCLCVDLGRLDVAAHSKNGMGVQPLSKISIHKAVYSLRDNASITAYPYVLGAKGESSQWITVEIECPNPTEDDWVAVFSPAKFNSSTCPSDDDKQDEPYICSAPIKYKFANDSDSGYTKTGKASLKFQLINQRADFSFALFSGGLSNPKLVAFSNFIKFANPKAPLYPRLSQGKSWDEMTVTWTSGYSITEAVPMVKWGLKGESQTRSPAGTLTFHQNSMCGIPARTVGWRDPGFIHTSFLRDLWPNSMYSYKLGHKLVNGSYIWSKSYSFKSSPYPGQESLQRVVIFGDMGKAERDGSNEFNNYQPGSLNTTDQLIKDLNAIDIVFHIGDITYANGYISQWDQFTSQVEPIASTVPYMIASGNHERDSPGTGSFYDGNDSGGECGVLAETMFYVPAENRAKFWYSTDYGMFHFCIADSEHDWREGSEQYKFIEKCLASADRKNQPWLIFAAHRVLGYSSSYWRSGSYGEPMGRESLQKLWQKYKVDVAFFGHVHNYERTCPIYQNQCVNTERSHYSGTVNGTIHVVVGGGGYQLAEFSPVQTTWSIYKDSDFGFVKLTAFNHSSLLFEYKKSSDGKVYDSFTISRDYRDVLACVHDGCEPITLAP, encoded by the exons ATGGAGAGTTTCTCATCTCTTCAAATTCTGATAATACTGTTAGGTGGATGCCTGTGTGTGGACTTGGGTCGTCTTGATGTAGCAGCTCACAgcaaaaatggaatgggagttcAGCCACTGTCTAAGATTTCTATTCACAAGGCTGTTTACTCTCTTCGTGACAATGCTTCTATCACAGCATACCCGTATGTTCTTGGTGCCAAG GGGGAAAGTTCCCAGTGGATAACAGTGGAAATTGAATGCCCCAACCCTACTGAGGATGACTGGGTTGCAGTATTTTCTCCGGCAAAATTCAA CTCATCAACATGTCCATCTGATGACGACAAACAAGACGAACCATATATATGTTCAGCTCCAATAAAG TACAAATTTGCCAACGATTCTGATTCTGGATACACAAAGACAGGCAAagcatctttgaaatttcaattGATCAATCAGCGGGCAGATTTCTCATTTGCTTTATTCTCAGGCGGGTTGTCAAAT CCAAAGCTGGTGGCATTTTCTAACTTCATAAAGTTTGCAAATCCAAAGGCGCCCCTTTATCCAAGACTCTCTCAAGGGAAGTCTTGGGATGAA ATGACAGTTACCTGGACAAGTGGTTACAGCATTACAGAAGCTGTGCCTATGGTTAAGTGGGGTCTCAAGGGAGAATCTCAAACTCGATCACCTGCTGGGACGTTGACATTTCATCAAAATAGCATGTGTG GTATACCAGCTCGAACAGTTGGGTGGCGTGATCCCGGTTTTATCCATACGAGTTTCTTAAGAGATTTGTGGCCAAACTCCAT GTACTCGTACAAGCTTGGTCATAAGTTAGTTAATGGTTCATATATCTGGAGCAAGTCTTATTCATTCAAGTCATCACCATATCCAGGGCAAGAATCATTACAGCGGGTTGTAATATTCGGCGACATGGGAAAG GCAGAGCGTGATGGttcaaatgaatttaataattaccAGCCAGGCTCCCTTAACACCACAGATCAGCTAATCAAGGACTTAAATGCCATTGACATAGTTTTTCATATAGGAGATATCACATATGCAAATGGATACATCTCACAGTGGGACCAGTTTACCTCACAAGTAGAGCCCATTGCATCGACTGTTCCATATATGATTGCGAG TGGCAACCATGAGCGAGACTCGCCAGGGACAGGATCCTTCTATGATGGTAATGATTCAGGTGGTGAATGTGGTGTTCTAGCAGAGACCATGTTTTACGTTCCCGCTGAGAACAGAGCTAAGTTCTG GTATTCAACAGATTATGGCATGTTCCATTTTTGCATAGCTGACAGTGAACATGACTGGAGGGAAGGATCTGAACAATACAAATTCATCGAGAAATGCCTTGCGTCAGCAGACAGGAAAAACCAGCCTTGGTTGATATTCGCTGCTCATCGTGTTCTTGGttattcctcctcctactggcGGAGTGGTTCATATGGAGAGCCAATGGGAAGGGAGAGCCTGCAGAAGCTTTGGCAAAAGTATAAAGTAGACGTTGCATTTTTTGGACATGTCCATAACTATGAAAGAACGTGCCCAATTTACCAG AATCAGTGTGTGAATACAGAAAGATCCCATTATTCAGGCACTGTCAATGGAACAATCCATGTAGTTGTTGGTGGGGGAGGGTACCAATTAGCAGAATTTAGTCCAGTGCAGACCACTTGGAGCATTTACAAAGATTCAGACTTTGGATTTGTCAAACTTACAGCATTTAATCACTCATCTCTTCTCTTTGAATACAAGAAGAGCAGTGATGGAAAGGTCTATGATTCATTCACCATATCAAGGGACTACAGGGATGTGTTGGCCTGTGTGCACGATGGCTGTGAACCAATTACTTTGGCTCCATGA
- the LOC118057557 gene encoding large ribosomal subunit protein bL21m: MAQRRWLQTVTRHALPLLSSKPTTSLKPLPHLPASISLKSILSPKPLQQFLYTDPTLFHARSFSSSSRDDSENEEDDSEEGGEEEEEDYDSDSNEAEVDDVTVSGMKREYSAEEKEAEAAAIGYKVTGPLLPSDRVLKHREPVFAVVQVGSHQFKVSNGDCIYVERLKFCEVNDKLMLNKVLMLGTSTQTIIGRPILPDAAVHAVVEEHALDAKVIIFKKKRRKNYRRTKGHRQELTRLRIADIQGIEKPQPKVDPKQKMAAVKQQEKVSVAA; the protein is encoded by the exons ATGGCGCAGAGACGGTGGCTCCAAACCGTAACCCGCCATGCCCTACCTCTCCTCTCCTCAAAACCGACAACCTCTCTCAAACCTCTACCTCACCTTCCAGCCTCCATTTCTCTCAAATCCATTCTCTCTCCCAAACCCCTTCAACAATTTCTATACACTGATCCCACCTTGTTCCACGCTCGCagtttctcttcaagttctcgTGACGACAGCGAAAACGAAGAAGATGACAgtgaagaaggaggagaagaagaagaagaagattacgATAGTGATAGCAATGAGGCGGAGGTGGATGATGTTACGGTGTCGGGTATGAAGAGAGAATATTCAGCGGAAGAGAAAGAAGCGGAGGCTGCCGCAATTGGGTATAAGGTGACTGGACCGCTATTGCCATCGGACCGGGTTTTAAAACATCGTGAGCCGGTTTTCGCTGTTGTTCAG GTTGGTTCTCATCAATTTAAGGTGAGTAATGGAGATTGTATTTACGTGGAGAGATTGAAGTTTTGTGAAGTAAATGATAAG TTGATGTTGAACAAGGTTCTCATGTTAGGAACAAGTACTCAAACAATCATTGGCAGGCCTATATTGCCGGATGCAGCTGTTCATGCAGTTGTTGAGGAGCAT GCATTAGATGCAAAGGTAATTATCtttaagaaaaagagaaggaagaatTACCGTCGAACGAAAGGACATCGCCAg gAATTGACTAGGTTGAGAATAGCTGATATCCAAGGAATTGAGAAACCACAGCCAAAAGTTGATCCAAAGCAAAAAATGGCAGCTGTTAAGCAGCAAGAAAAGGTTTCGGTTGCTGCTTGA